One genomic region from Candidatus Hydrogenedentota bacterium encodes:
- a CDS encoding CYTH domain-containing protein yields MNQELRSLVGTEIERKFLVTSDAWQESALDGVSILQGYITTGPPIAVRVRLAGENATLNLKKSTVDIARDEFEYPIPIGEAAQLLGHFCVGHAIQKRRYKVDYKGFTWDVDVFEGSNEGLVVAEIELESEDQPFELPPWVGKEVSGDPRYLNTSLSVRPYQEW; encoded by the coding sequence TACGGAAATCGAACGGAAATTCCTTGTGACCAGCGATGCGTGGCAGGAATCCGCCTTGGACGGGGTCTCGATCCTGCAAGGTTACATCACGACGGGTCCGCCCATAGCCGTGCGTGTGCGTCTTGCCGGAGAGAATGCGACTCTGAACCTCAAGAAATCCACCGTTGATATCGCGCGCGACGAGTTCGAATACCCCATCCCCATTGGCGAAGCCGCTCAGTTGCTGGGCCATTTCTGCGTGGGTCACGCGATCCAGAAACGCCGTTACAAGGTCGACTACAAGGGGTTCACGTGGGATGTGGACGTTTTCGAGGGTTCGAACGAGGGTCTTGTTGTAGCCGAGATCGAGCTTGAGTCAGAAGACCAGCCGTTCGAACTTCCGCCATGGGTGGGGAAAGAAGTCTCCGGCGATCCGCGCTACCTCAACACGAGCCTGTCGGTCCGTCCGTACCAGGAGTGGTAG